A section of the Humulus lupulus chromosome 2, drHumLupu1.1, whole genome shotgun sequence genome encodes:
- the LOC133818006 gene encoding tubulin alpha-1 chain → MRECISIHIGQAGIQVGNSCWELYCLEHGIQPDGQMPSDKTVGGGDDAFNTFFSETGAGKHVPRAVFLDLEPTVIDEVRTGTYRQLFHPEQLISGKEDAANNFARGHYTIGKEIVDLCLDRIRKLADNCTGLQGFLVFHAVGGGTGSGLGSLLLERLSVDYGKKSKLGFTVYPSPQVSTSVVEPYNSVLSTHSLLEHTDVSVLLDNEAIYDICRKSLDIERPTYTNLNRLVSQVISSLTASLRFDGALNVDVTEFQTNLVPYPRIHFMLSSYAPVISAEKAYHEQLSVSEITNSAFEPSSMMAKCDPRHGKYMACCLMYRGDVVPKDVNAAVATIKTKRTIQFVDWCPTGFKCGINYQPPTVVPGGDLAKVQRAVCMISNSTSVAEVFSRIDHKFDLMYAKRAFVHWYVGEGMEEGEFSEAREDLAALEKDYEEVGAESAEGDDDDEGEEY, encoded by the exons atgaGAGAGTGCATTTCGATCCACATTGGTCAGGCTGGAATCCAAGTCGGTAACTCCTGTTGGGAGCTCTACTGCCTTGAACATGGCATTCAG CCTGATGGACAAATGCCCAGTGACAAAACCGTAGGAGGCGGAGACGATGCCTTCAACACATTTTTCAGTGAAACCGGCGCCGGAAAGCACGTTCCCCGTGCTGTGTTTTTGGATCTTGAGCCGACCGTCATCGATGAAGTGAGGACCGGGACTTACCGCCAGCTTTTCCATCCCGAACAGCTCATTAGTGGAAAGGAAGACGCAGCCAATAACTTCGCTAGAGGCCATTACACTA TTGGCAAAGAGATAGTAGATCTATGCCTTGACAGAATCCGAAAGCTCGCTGATAACTGTACCGGGCTTCAAGGGTTTCTGGTTTTCCACGCTGTTGGTGGTGGAACTGGATCTGGTCTGGGATCTCTGCTTCTCGAGAGACTCTCTGTTGACTATGGGAAAAAATCGAAACTTGGGTTTACTGTTTACCCGTCTCCTCAGGTCTCCACCTCCGTTGTTGAACCTTACAACAGTGTTTTGTCCACTCACTCCCTTTTGGAACACACAGATGTGTCTGTTCTTCTGGATAACGAGGCTATCTACGATATTTGCCGAAAATCACTTGACATTGAAAGACCCACTTACACTAATCTGAACAGGCTTGTATCTCAG GTTATTTCATCCCTCACTGCTTCTCTTCGCTTCGACGGAGCTCTTAACGTGGATGTGACGGAGTTCCAAACCAATCTTGTCCCTTACCCTCGAATCCATTTCATGCTTTCTTCATATGCTCCTGTGATTTCTGCAGAGAAAGCCTACCACGAGCAACTTTCAGTGTCTGAAATCACAAACAGTGCTTTCGAACCATCTTCTATGATGGCCAAATGTGATCCTCGGCATGGAAAATACATGGCTTGTTGTTTGATGTACAGGGGAGACGTTGTGCCAAAAGACGTGAACGCAGCAGTCGCCACCATCAAGACCAAGAGGACTATTCAGTTCGTTGATTGGTGCCCAACTGGGTTCAAGTGCGGTATAAACTACCAGCCACCTACAGTGGTTCCAGGAGGTGACTTGGCTAAGGTTCAGAGAGCTGTTTGTATGATTTCAAACTCCACTAGTGTTGCCGAGGTGTTCTCTAGGATTGACCATAAGTTTGACTTGATGTACGCAAAGAGAGCTTTTGTGCATTGGTATGTTGGTGAAGGTATGGAAGAGGGTGAGTTTTCGGAAGCCAGAGAAGACTTGGCTGCACTTGAGAAGGACTATGAGGAAGTTGGGGCAGAATCTGCTGAAGGAGATGATGATGACGAGGGAGAGGAGTACTAA